One part of the Enterococcus sp. DIV1094 genome encodes these proteins:
- the ftsE gene encoding cell division ATP-binding protein FtsE, whose protein sequence is MIEMKDVMKKYSNGTTAIRNLSIVIDQGEFVYVVGPSGAGKSTFIKLMYREEKATKGTLNVAGHDLMEIKDREVPYLRREIGVVFQDYKLLPRKTVYENVAYAMQVIGRKPRDIKKRVMEVLDLVGLKHKVRVFPSELSGGEQQRVSIARAIVNTPKVLIADEPTGNLDPENSWEIMKLLDRINAQGTTVVMATHNSTIVNTIRHRVIAIENGRIIRDQAEGEYGYDD, encoded by the coding sequence ATGATTGAAATGAAGGATGTAATGAAGAAGTACTCAAATGGTACCACGGCTATCCGAAATCTCTCGATCGTCATTGACCAAGGAGAGTTTGTCTATGTAGTAGGACCATCTGGTGCTGGTAAATCTACATTCATCAAGTTGATGTACCGAGAAGAAAAAGCAACGAAAGGCACGTTGAACGTTGCTGGCCATGATCTAATGGAAATCAAGGATCGTGAAGTACCTTATTTACGTAGAGAAATTGGAGTAGTGTTCCAAGACTATAAATTATTACCTCGAAAAACGGTATACGAAAATGTCGCTTATGCGATGCAAGTAATCGGCAGAAAGCCTCGCGACATTAAAAAACGGGTAATGGAAGTGTTAGACCTCGTTGGCTTGAAGCATAAAGTACGTGTTTTCCCAAGTGAACTATCAGGTGGGGAACAACAACGTGTGTCGATTGCACGAGCGATCGTGAATACACCGAAAGTACTGATTGCAGATGAACCGACAGGAAACTTGGATCCGGAAAACTCATGGGAGATCATGAAGTTATTGGATCGAATCAATGCACAAGGAACGACTGTCGTTATGGCGACACATAATAGTACGATCGTTAATACAATTCGTCACCGAGTAATCGCTATTGAGAATGGCCGGATTATTCGTGACCAAGCGGAAGGGGAATATGGATACGATGATTAG
- the prfB gene encoding peptide chain release factor 2 (programmed frameshift) — MEISEIRNLLTEMQEKVTSFRGSLDLDQLEEDIAEAEAKMAEPGFWDDSEAAQKVINENNTNKETYDQFNELAQELEELELMVEMLQEEPDAQMQEEAQERISLLAEKMTTYELAMLLDGPYDRNNAIVELHPGAGGTESQDWGSMLLRMYTRWAEQHSYQVEMLDYQAGDEAGIKSVTLLIKGHNAYGYLKSEKGVHRLVRISPFDSAKRRHTSFCSVDVMPELDDMIDIEINPDDLKIDTYRASGAGGQHINKTESAVRITHLPTGTVVASQAQRSQLKNREQAMGMLKAKLYQLEVEKKEQEAAALRGEQMEIGWGSQIRSYVFHPYSMVKDHRTNVETGNVQAVMDGELDPFIDGYLKMHI, encoded by the exons ATGGAAATTTCTGAGATTCGAAACCTCCTAACCGAAATGCAAGAGAAAGTCACAAGTTTTAGGGGGTCTCTT GACTTAGATCAGCTGGAAGAAGATATTGCTGAAGCAGAAGCAAAAATGGCTGAACCAGGTTTTTGGGATGATAGTGAAGCAGCACAAAAAGTAATCAATGAAAACAACACAAACAAAGAAACCTATGACCAGTTCAATGAACTTGCTCAAGAGTTAGAAGAATTAGAGTTGATGGTGGAAATGTTACAAGAAGAGCCAGATGCGCAAATGCAAGAAGAGGCGCAAGAACGAATCAGCCTTTTAGCAGAAAAGATGACGACTTATGAATTAGCGATGTTATTAGATGGACCTTATGACCGCAACAATGCGATCGTTGAGCTTCATCCAGGTGCTGGTGGAACAGAGTCTCAAGACTGGGGAAGTATGTTGTTGCGCATGTACACACGTTGGGCAGAGCAACACAGTTACCAAGTAGAGATGTTAGACTATCAAGCAGGTGATGAAGCGGGTATCAAAAGTGTGACATTGTTGATCAAAGGGCATAATGCTTATGGTTATTTGAAATCGGAAAAAGGGGTGCATCGCTTAGTCCGGATCTCACCGTTTGATTCTGCGAAACGCCGACATACATCCTTTTGTTCGGTGGACGTGATGCCGGAACTAGACGACATGATCGATATCGAGATCAACCCTGATGATTTGAAGATCGACACTTATCGCGCAAGTGGAGCTGGTGGACAGCACATCAATAAAACTGAATCTGCGGTTCGAATCACTCATTTGCCAACAGGTACTGTCGTTGCCAGTCAGGCACAACGCTCACAATTAAAAAACCGCGAACAAGCGATGGGGATGCTGAAAGCCAAACTTTATCAATTAGAAGTGGAAAAGAAAGAGCAAGAAGCAGCTGCGTTGCGTGGCGAACAAATGGAAATCGGATGGGGTTCACAGATCCGTTCTTACGTTTTCCATCCTTATTCAATGGTCAAAGATCACCGAACAAATGTAGAAACAGGTAATGTTCAAGCGGTGATGGATGGTGAATTAGACCCGTTCATCGATGGTTACTTAAAAATGCACATTTAA
- the secA gene encoding preprotein translocase subunit SecA, whose protein sequence is MANFIRSIIENDKKELKRLESIVKKIEAHADEMAALTDEQLQAKTTEFKERYKKGETLDQLLPEAFAVVREAAKRVLGLYPYPVQLMGGIVLHDGNIPEMRTGEGKTLTATMPVYLNALTGEGVHVVTVNEYLSTRDSNEMGELYNFLGLTVGLNINSKSADEKREAYNCDITYSTNNELGFDYLRDNMVVYRHQMVQRPLNYAIVDEVDSILIDEARTPLIISGQAEKSTALYTRADNFVKRLKEEEDYKIDVQSKTISLTESGIEKAEETFGLDNLYDIENSALTHHIDQSLRANYIMILDIDYVVQDGKVMIVDQFTGRIMDGRRYSDGLHQAIEAKEGVEIEDETKTMASITFQNYFRMYKKLSGMTGTAKTEEEEFREIYNIQVIQIPTNRPVIRDDRPDLLYPTLTSKFNAVVQDIKDRYRKGQPVLVGTVAVETSELLSDLLNRERVPHEVLNAKNHFKEAEIIMNAGQKGAVTIATNMAGRGTDIKLGLGVRELGGLAVIGTERHESRRIDNQLRGRAGRQGDPGMSQFYLSLEDDLMKRFGSERIKAFLERMKIGEEDAVIQSKMLTKQVESAQKRVEGNNYDTRKNVLQYDDVMREQREVIYKQRQDVIMEETSLSEPLMNMVKRTISRVVDAHTQLEKENWNLEGIVDFAGSTLVHEDSISMADLEGKTPQQIKDFLNEKAQEIFNTKAAQLNGPEQLLEFEKVVILRVVDSKWTDHIDAMDQLRQSIGLRAYGQNNPLVEYQTEGYKMFEDMIGAIEYEVTRIFMKAEIRQNVQREQVSQGQPVQPTEGDAKENSRLNVKSQPVNVNKVGRNDPCPCGSGKKFKNCHGKNAN, encoded by the coding sequence ATGGCCAATTTTATTCGTTCGATTATCGAAAATGATAAGAAAGAACTAAAACGTTTAGAAAGTATTGTAAAAAAAATCGAAGCTCATGCTGATGAAATGGCAGCATTAACAGATGAACAATTACAAGCAAAAACAACAGAATTCAAAGAAAGATATAAAAAAGGGGAAACATTAGATCAACTTTTACCAGAAGCTTTCGCAGTGGTTCGTGAAGCAGCGAAGCGCGTATTAGGTTTGTACCCTTATCCTGTCCAGTTGATGGGGGGGATCGTCCTTCATGATGGGAATATTCCAGAGATGCGTACCGGTGAAGGGAAAACCTTGACTGCTACGATGCCTGTTTATTTAAATGCTTTGACAGGAGAAGGCGTTCACGTTGTCACAGTCAATGAATACCTATCCACTCGTGACTCCAATGAAATGGGTGAATTATATAACTTCTTAGGTTTGACAGTTGGTTTGAATATCAATTCAAAATCAGCAGACGAAAAACGTGAAGCTTACAATTGTGACATTACGTATAGCACGAACAATGAACTAGGATTTGACTATTTGAGAGATAACATGGTCGTATACCGTCATCAAATGGTACAACGTCCATTGAACTATGCAATCGTCGATGAGGTCGATTCGATCTTGATCGATGAAGCTAGAACACCATTGATTATTTCTGGACAAGCAGAAAAATCAACTGCTTTATATACTCGTGCAGATAATTTTGTCAAACGCTTGAAAGAAGAAGAAGATTATAAGATCGACGTACAATCAAAAACGATCAGTTTGACTGAATCAGGGATCGAAAAAGCAGAAGAAACTTTCGGTTTGGATAACTTATACGATATCGAAAATTCTGCCTTGACGCATCATATCGATCAATCATTACGTGCGAACTATATTATGATCTTAGATATCGATTATGTGGTTCAAGACGGTAAAGTAATGATCGTTGACCAATTTACTGGTCGTATCATGGATGGACGTCGTTATTCTGACGGGTTGCACCAAGCAATCGAAGCAAAAGAAGGCGTGGAGATCGAAGATGAAACCAAAACAATGGCTTCGATCACCTTCCAAAACTATTTCCGTATGTACAAAAAATTGTCTGGTATGACAGGGACAGCGAAAACAGAAGAAGAAGAGTTTAGAGAAATCTATAACATCCAAGTAATCCAAATCCCTACAAATCGTCCGGTCATTCGTGATGATCGTCCAGATTTACTTTATCCGACATTAACTAGCAAGTTCAATGCAGTTGTTCAAGACATCAAAGATCGTTACCGTAAAGGTCAACCCGTTCTTGTAGGTACGGTTGCAGTTGAAACATCTGAATTGCTTTCTGATCTATTGAACCGAGAACGCGTCCCTCATGAAGTCTTAAATGCGAAAAACCACTTTAAAGAAGCCGAGATCATCATGAATGCTGGTCAAAAAGGAGCAGTGACGATCGCGACGAACATGGCCGGTCGGGGAACGGATATCAAGTTAGGTTTAGGAGTCCGTGAGTTAGGCGGTTTAGCTGTTATTGGTACAGAGCGTCATGAATCAAGACGTATCGATAACCAGTTACGTGGACGTGCAGGTCGTCAAGGAGATCCAGGGATGTCACAATTCTACTTGTCTCTTGAAGATGATTTGATGAAACGATTTGGTTCAGAACGAATCAAAGCATTCTTAGAACGCATGAAGATCGGTGAAGAAGATGCGGTGATCCAAAGCAAGATGTTGACGAAACAAGTTGAATCTGCGCAAAAACGTGTCGAAGGAAACAACTACGATACACGTAAAAACGTTCTTCAATACGATGACGTGATGCGTGAACAACGTGAAGTCATCTATAAACAACGCCAAGACGTGATCATGGAAGAAACAAGTTTATCTGAACCATTGATGAATATGGTCAAACGCACGATCAGTCGAGTGGTGGATGCACATACACAACTTGAAAAAGAAAACTGGAATCTTGAAGGGATCGTTGACTTTGCCGGTAGTACACTTGTCCATGAAGACAGCATTTCAATGGCTGATCTAGAAGGCAAGACACCACAACAAATCAAAGATTTCTTAAATGAAAAAGCGCAAGAAATCTTTAACACGAAAGCAGCACAACTAAATGGCCCTGAGCAATTGCTTGAGTTTGAAAAAGTTGTGATCTTACGTGTCGTCGATTCTAAGTGGACAGACCATATCGATGCGATGGATCAATTGCGTCAATCGATTGGATTACGTGCCTACGGACAAAACAATCCGCTTGTTGAATATCAAACAGAAGGATATAAAATGTTTGAAGACATGATCGGTGCGATCGAATATGAAGTGACACGTATCTTTATGAAAGCTGAGATCCGTCAAAACGTTCAACGTGAACAAGTGTCTCAAGGACAACCTGTTCAACCAACGGAAGGTGACGCGAAAGAAAACAGTCGCTTGAATGTGAAATCACAACCTGTCAACGTCAACAAAGTGGGACGTAACGACCCATGTCCATGTGGCAGTGGCAAGAAATTCAAAAACTGTCATGGTAAAAATGCTAATTAA
- the hpf gene encoding ribosome hibernation-promoting factor, HPF/YfiA family: MFRYNVRGENIEVTEAIRDYVEKKVGKLERYFSDAPDATAHVNLKVYTEKTAKVEVTIPLPYLVLRAEETSPDLYASIDLVVDKLERQIRKFKTKINRKSRETGLNTANAAVMFNNEDEEENESELDIVRTKRLSLKPMDSEEAVLQMNMLGHNFFIFEDAETNGTSIVYRRKDGKYGLIETD, encoded by the coding sequence ATGTTTAGATATAATGTACGCGGCGAAAATATCGAAGTAACTGAAGCGATTCGTGACTACGTTGAGAAAAAAGTAGGGAAATTAGAACGTTATTTCAGCGATGCTCCCGATGCTACGGCGCATGTGAATTTAAAAGTTTATACTGAAAAAACAGCAAAAGTGGAAGTTACGATTCCATTACCTTATCTCGTATTACGTGCCGAAGAAACTTCACCAGATCTATATGCAAGTATTGATTTGGTTGTTGATAAATTGGAACGTCAAATCCGCAAATTCAAAACAAAAATCAATCGTAAATCTCGTGAAACTGGCTTGAACACAGCGAACGCTGCGGTTATGTTCAACAATGAAGACGAAGAAGAAAACGAATCTGAATTAGATATCGTTCGCACAAAACGTTTGTCATTGAAACCAATGGACAGCGAAGAAGCAGTCTTACAAATGAATATGTTAGGCCATAACTTTTTCATCTTTGAAGATGCTGAAACGAATGGTACAAGCATTGTTTACCGTCGTAAAGATGGCAAATATGGATTGATCGAAACTGATTGA
- a CDS encoding ComF family protein → MKCVYCKKPSIRNLQLSELLGLAKIPRCCAACHSLFQRIQQEDNRHCQGCQKGVSNLDIAQSRYCQDCLTWIARYPNYAFCHRAFFHYDKAFQAWLKQYKFMGDIQLAQTFIVELQELRKRYKSFIFCPIPLSEERIKERGFNQVSEMLKAAGLPFQELLLREKHQTPQAKKTREQRLATPQPFVYQEDKNKIEGKNILLIDDVYTTGQTMFHAASCLFPQSPNKVQTFSLAR, encoded by the coding sequence ATGAAATGCGTCTATTGTAAGAAACCATCCATCAGAAATTTGCAATTAAGTGAATTGCTTGGGCTGGCAAAAATCCCTAGATGTTGCGCTGCCTGTCATTCCTTATTCCAACGTATCCAACAAGAAGACAACCGTCACTGCCAGGGATGTCAAAAAGGAGTGAGTAACCTTGATATTGCTCAGAGCAGGTATTGTCAAGACTGTTTGACTTGGATTGCGCGTTACCCTAACTATGCATTTTGCCATCGAGCTTTTTTCCATTATGATAAAGCGTTCCAAGCTTGGCTCAAACAATATAAGTTTATGGGAGACATCCAGTTGGCACAGACATTTATCGTAGAATTGCAAGAATTGAGAAAACGCTACAAGTCGTTTATTTTTTGTCCAATTCCATTGTCTGAGGAAAGAATCAAAGAAAGAGGGTTCAATCAAGTCAGCGAAATGTTAAAAGCTGCGGGACTTCCTTTTCAAGAATTATTGCTGAGAGAAAAACACCAGACACCACAAGCAAAGAAGACAAGGGAACAACGTCTTGCTACGCCACAGCCGTTTGTATATCAAGAAGATAAAAATAAAATCGAAGGAAAAAATATCTTGTTGATCGACGATGTTTATACGACTGGTCAAACAATGTTTCATGCAGCCTCATGCCTCTTTCCGCAGTCACCGAATAAAGTACAGACGTTCTCACTTGCTAGATAA